In the genome of Arachis stenosperma cultivar V10309 chromosome 6, arast.V10309.gnm1.PFL2, whole genome shotgun sequence, the window CGGGGCTCTAATTGCATGTGAAACGGTTTAGTGGATCAAACAAAGGAAGAAGAAAGTGGCAATAATAAAGCTAGATTTTCAGAAAGCATATGACAGAGTCAAGTGGGGTTTTGTAGACCTTGTATTATAGAAGATGGATTTTGGTCGAAGATGGAGGAGTTGGGTGATGGAGTGTATCAGCACGTGCTCTATGTCAATGTTGATAAATGGTTCGCCGTCCAAGCCATTCAAGATGGAAAGGGGTCTGAGACAAGGGGATCTTCTGTCACCATTTCTCTTTGTACTTGTTATTGATGTCCTACATAGGATGATTAGAGAGGCTGTGAGAAACGGTCGCATATCACCGTTGATAGTTGGGAGAGATCATATTGAGTTGTTGCATCTACAGTTCGCAGATGATACTGTTTTATTCTGCCCTCCGGAGGAAGACACAATCAAAAACTACAGGAGGTTGCTTAGATGCTTTCAGTTGATGTCAGGTTTAAGCATTAACTTTGATCAATCTAGTTTGATTCCTGTTAACTATGATGAGCAGTGGGTACAACGTATGTGTGGTGTGTTGGGC includes:
- the LOC130934345 gene encoding uncharacterized protein LOC130934345 encodes the protein MDFGRRWRSWVMECISTCSMSMLINGSPSKPFKMERGLRQGDLLSPFLFVLVIDVLHRMIREAVRNGRISPLIVGRDHIELLHLQFADDTVLFCPPEEDTIKNYRRLLRCFQLMSGLSINFDQSSLIPVNYDEQWVQRMCGVLGCKQANLLVKYLGILLRANPRLVKTWKPVIDKVEEKLSLWKAKIHNKAGVAGENGSGGYT